Proteins encoded by one window of Tunturibacter psychrotolerans:
- the rfbC gene encoding dTDP-4-dehydrorhamnose 3,5-epimerase gives MFASSASHQSDWFLLHALCRGTFSKSASEIKPGDDRASKSLPPDCFMLPAHGPYDGLSAKPGWTKPTTGNQSAFVQLLHSTRPHSESGAYVYQIRLLFVPLWDDRARLFSCTLYGHYTTRMQVLETPLRDVKLIQPQRFGDSRGWFAEVFNQSTFAAAGLSAHFVQDNQSFSVKGVLRGLHYQLGKPQGKLVRVLSGHIWDVAVDLRRESPDFGKWAGFYLKTESSADHLQLLWIPERFAHGFLVLSDTAEVLYKTTNIYHPQGERSILWNDSTLAIDWPLEALNGIPPSVSAKDALGRHFLEAELPPVEVPHLV, from the coding sequence ATGTTCGCATCTTCTGCATCACATCAGTCGGACTGGTTCCTGTTACACGCCTTGTGTCGCGGTACTTTCTCTAAATCCGCTTCCGAAATTAAGCCCGGAGACGACCGCGCTTCCAAATCACTTCCACCTGATTGCTTCATGCTACCCGCTCATGGACCTTACGATGGTCTCTCTGCTAAACCGGGTTGGACCAAGCCGACGACTGGGAATCAAAGCGCATTTGTGCAACTGCTCCATTCTACCCGACCGCATTCTGAAAGCGGAGCTTACGTTTACCAGATTCGCCTTTTATTCGTTCCACTTTGGGACGATCGGGCAAGACTGTTTTCCTGTACGCTTTATGGCCACTACACTACACGAATGCAAGTTCTGGAAACACCTCTACGTGACGTTAAGCTAATTCAACCCCAACGCTTCGGAGATAGTCGCGGTTGGTTTGCAGAGGTATTCAATCAATCAACTTTTGCGGCTGCCGGATTATCGGCGCACTTCGTACAAGACAACCAGTCTTTTTCGGTAAAAGGAGTGCTTCGGGGCCTCCACTATCAACTCGGAAAACCCCAGGGCAAGCTTGTCCGTGTTCTCTCCGGTCATATCTGGGACGTCGCGGTCGATCTGCGGCGTGAATCTCCCGACTTCGGCAAATGGGCTGGATTCTACCTAAAAACCGAATCCTCGGCCGACCATCTTCAGCTGCTCTGGATTCCCGAACGGTTTGCGCACGGCTTTCTTGTTCTCTCAGACACCGCGGAAGTCCTGTACAAGACCACGAACATCTATCACCCGCAGGGAGAGCGCTCCATTCTCTGGAACGACTCCACCCTCGCCATTGATTGGCCTTTGGAAGCGCTTAATGGTATCCCACCCTCTGTCAGCGCCAAGGATGCTTTGGGCAGGCACTTCCTCGAAGCCGAACTCCCGCCCGTTGAGGTACCCCATTTGGTTTAG
- the rfbD gene encoding dTDP-4-dehydrorhamnose reductase produces MMVGKLPLGEKILLTGATGQVGGELSKTLKLVGDVVAPDRVTMDLANSDSIRETIRAIRPRWIVNSGAYTAVDKAESEPQLAYAINAEAVKTIGEEAHALGAGVIHFSTDYVFDGSGNEPYSETDAVGPVSVYGASKLAGEKALSESDAGNMIFRTSWVYGAKGKNFLLTILKLAQERETLKIVADQHGAPTWSRDLARMTTQVIQDCETAARDKGLKAALSDAGGIYHAAGSGETTWFGFATEAVQLQRKREAGVRFAAVEAIQTAQYPTPAKRPSNSRLNCSKLTERFGWTMMDWRDSLREVLSEL; encoded by the coding sequence ATGATGGTTGGGAAGTTGCCGTTGGGGGAGAAGATCCTGCTGACGGGGGCTACGGGCCAGGTCGGGGGCGAGTTATCGAAAACTCTGAAGTTGGTGGGGGACGTGGTCGCTCCGGATCGCGTGACGATGGATCTCGCGAATTCGGACTCGATTCGGGAGACGATTCGCGCAATACGGCCGAGGTGGATCGTGAATTCCGGTGCTTATACAGCGGTTGATAAAGCAGAGAGTGAGCCGCAGCTGGCTTATGCGATTAATGCTGAGGCTGTAAAGACAATTGGAGAAGAGGCGCATGCCCTTGGTGCTGGCGTCATCCACTTCTCTACGGACTATGTTTTTGATGGTTCTGGGAATGAACCTTACTCTGAGACTGATGCGGTTGGACCTGTGAGCGTCTACGGCGCGAGCAAACTCGCGGGCGAGAAGGCGCTTTCTGAGAGCGACGCAGGGAACATGATCTTCCGCACCAGTTGGGTCTACGGAGCAAAAGGGAAGAATTTCCTGTTGACGATTCTAAAACTGGCGCAGGAACGCGAGACCCTGAAAATAGTGGCCGATCAGCACGGTGCACCAACTTGGAGCCGTGACTTAGCGAGAATGACTACGCAGGTAATTCAAGATTGTGAGACGGCGGCACGAGACAAAGGATTGAAGGCCGCGCTTTCGGATGCAGGTGGGATCTACCATGCAGCTGGAAGTGGGGAGACTACCTGGTTTGGATTTGCTACAGAAGCGGTTCAATTGCAGCGTAAAAGAGAAGCCGGAGTGCGGTTTGCCGCGGTCGAAGCGATACAGACCGCTCAATATCCGACCCCTGCGAAGCGGCCATCAAACTCACGGTTGAACTGCAGCAAGCTGACGGAACGATTTGGGTGGACCATGATGGATTGGCGGGACTCGTTGCGCGAGGTACTGTCAGAGTTATGA
- the gatC gene encoding Asp-tRNA(Asn)/Glu-tRNA(Gln) amidotransferase subunit GatC, with amino-acid sequence MNEHAGVTLDDVRRVAELANLELTAAEEPRMQRDLNAILGHIDQLNELDTTGVPPMTQVGEMLGGTLLGRGEVLRMDEVRPSLDRSEVMSAAPETDGRFFKVPKVIER; translated from the coding sequence ATGAACGAACATGCGGGCGTAACCTTGGACGATGTTCGGCGGGTGGCAGAGTTGGCAAATTTGGAGCTAACAGCGGCGGAAGAGCCGAGGATGCAGAGAGACCTGAACGCCATCCTCGGCCATATTGATCAACTAAATGAGCTAGATACCACTGGAGTTCCCCCGATGACCCAAGTAGGTGAGATGTTGGGCGGCACTTTGCTCGGTCGCGGAGAGGTATTGCGGATGGACGAAGTACGCCCGTCGCTGGATCGCTCTGAGGTGATGTCAGCGGCCCCGGAGACCGATGGTCGGTTTTTCAAGGTTCCGAAGGTTATTGAAAGGTGA
- a CDS encoding DciA family protein: MLRGSLGRSLQALQAEDRLSAAWPVACGKAMAERGQIVGFENGVVRVEVEDGIWLQQMFSTRRQLAGELARISGVTVREIHFEKRNYKR; this comes from the coding sequence ATGCTGAGAGGGTCCTTAGGGAGAAGCCTGCAAGCGCTGCAGGCGGAGGACAGATTGTCGGCGGCATGGCCGGTGGCATGCGGCAAGGCAATGGCTGAGCGGGGACAAATCGTGGGATTTGAAAACGGTGTAGTTCGAGTGGAGGTGGAAGACGGTATATGGCTGCAGCAGATGTTCAGTACGCGTCGACAACTCGCCGGAGAGTTGGCTCGAATTTCAGGGGTGACTGTGAGAGAGATACACTTTGAGAAGAGGAACTACAAGCGATGA
- a CDS encoding sugar transferase, producing MQAEYQSPESRTAAIEGSYSYPESVGSSLDSSHRAYETPSQFFRYRVIKRCVDIALVLISMPVVLLLLGLVAATVKLSSPGPIFYSHRRIRKSGSFFSMWKFRTMCINSAEVLEAHLARYPKARAEWNRTHKLRNDPRITPLGLFLRRYSLDELPQLWNVLAGQMSLVGPRPIVAAEVEKYGECFDCYCRVKPGLTGLWQVSGRSALSYERRVALDCEYVERWSLMRDIWILTKTFASVVNQDGAY from the coding sequence ATGCAGGCTGAATATCAATCTCCCGAGTCGCGGACAGCGGCTATTGAAGGTTCTTATTCGTATCCGGAGTCAGTCGGCAGCTCGTTGGATAGCTCACATCGAGCATACGAAACTCCGTCTCAGTTTTTCCGATATCGGGTGATCAAACGCTGTGTCGACATTGCGTTGGTTCTGATTTCGATGCCAGTGGTTCTCCTCTTGTTGGGCCTAGTAGCGGCGACTGTAAAACTAAGTTCGCCAGGACCCATCTTTTATTCGCATCGGCGGATTCGTAAGAGCGGGTCTTTTTTCTCGATGTGGAAGTTTCGCACGATGTGTATTAACTCAGCTGAAGTTCTGGAGGCGCATCTGGCGCGATATCCAAAGGCCCGCGCGGAATGGAACAGAACCCACAAACTTCGAAACGATCCGCGAATTACTCCTCTGGGGCTTTTTCTCCGGAGATACAGTCTCGACGAGCTGCCGCAACTTTGGAATGTGCTCGCTGGACAGATGAGCCTTGTAGGGCCACGGCCGATTGTAGCCGCAGAAGTCGAGAAGTACGGTGAATGCTTCGACTGCTACTGCCGCGTCAAGCCCGGGTTGACTGGTCTGTGGCAAGTATCAGGACGAAGTGCATTGAGTTACGAAAGACGTGTCGCTCTTGATTGTGAATACGTCGAGAGATGGTCTCTGATGCGAGATATTTGGATTCTGACGAAGACCTTTGCGTCAGTTGTGAACCAGGACGGAGCCTATTAG
- a CDS encoding D-glycero-alpha-D-manno-heptose-1,7-bisphosphate 7-phosphatase, which translates to MKQRALFLDRDGVVNEEVGYLHRSEEVRFVDGIFSLCRTAVGLGYRLIVVTNQAGIARGYYSEADFHALMTFMRAELRTQSVELDAVYFCPYHPVHGVGVYKREHEDRKPGTGMLRRGVAEFGVELSESVMVGDRCSDIAAANAAGLRQAFLVCGTETAGCDGEHLKVDSLAEVERWLLAQG; encoded by the coding sequence ATGAAGCAGAGAGCGTTATTTCTCGATCGGGATGGGGTAGTAAATGAAGAGGTGGGATATCTGCATCGATCTGAGGAAGTGCGGTTTGTCGATGGAATTTTTTCGCTTTGTAGGACCGCGGTGGGGCTCGGATATCGGCTGATCGTTGTCACGAATCAGGCGGGAATCGCGCGTGGCTATTATTCCGAGGCCGATTTTCACGCGCTGATGACTTTCATGCGAGCAGAACTCCGTACGCAAAGCGTTGAGCTCGATGCCGTTTATTTTTGCCCTTACCATCCCGTGCACGGGGTAGGGGTATACAAGCGTGAGCACGAGGATCGAAAGCCCGGCACTGGGATGCTGCGACGAGGAGTTGCTGAATTTGGGGTAGAGCTAAGCGAAAGTGTGATGGTTGGGGACCGGTGCTCGGATATAGCGGCTGCCAATGCGGCTGGATTGCGGCAAGCTTTTTTGGTCTGTGGAACTGAGACAGCCGGGTGTGATGGCGAACATCTGAAGGTGGATTCCTTGGCCGAAGTAGAACGTTGGCTGCTCGCACAGGGGTAA